One Piliocolobus tephrosceles isolate RC106 unplaced genomic scaffold, ASM277652v3 unscaffolded_44882, whole genome shotgun sequence DNA segment encodes these proteins:
- the LOC111543753 gene encoding lysosomal acid glucosylceramidase: MEFSREECPKPSGRVSIMAASFTGLLLLQAVSWASGRWRPCIPKSFSYNLVVCVCNATYCDSLDPLTFPALGTFSRYETTRSGRRMKLSTGTIQANRTGTGLLLTLQPEQKFQKVKGFGGAMTDAAALNILALSPPAQNLLLKSYFSEEGIGYNIIRVPMASCDFSIRTYTYADTPDDFQLHNFSLPEEDTKLKIPLIHRALQLAQRPVSLLASPWTSPTWLKTNGAVNGKGSLKGQPGDIYHQTWARYFVKFLDAYAEHKLQFWAVTAENEPSAGLLSGYPFQCLGFTPEHQRDFIARDLGPTLANSTHHNVRLLMLDDQRLLLPHWAKVVLTDPEAAKYVHGIAVHWYLDFLAPAKATLGETHRLFPNTMLFASEACVGSKFWEQSVRLGSWDRGMQYSHSIITNLLYHVVGWTDWNLALNPEGGPNWVRNFVDSPVIVDITKDTFYKQPMFYHLGHFSKFIPEGSQRVGLVASQKNDLDTVALMHPDGSAVVVVLNRSSKDVPLTIKDPAVGFLETISPGYSIHTYLWCRQ; this comes from the exons ATGGAGTTTTCCAGAGAG GAATGTCCCAAGCCTTCGGGTAGGGTAAGCATCATGGCCGCCAGCTTCACAGGATTGCTTCTACTTCAGGCAGTGTCATGGGCATCAGGTAG gtggCGCCCCTGCATCCCTAAAAGCTTCAGCTACAACTTGGTGGTCTGTGTCTGCAATGCCACATACTGTGACtctcttgatcccctgacctttCCTGCCCTCGGTACCTTCAGCCGCTATGAGACTACACGCAGTGGGCGACGGATGAAGCTGAGTACGGGGACCATCCAGGCCAATCGCACAGGCACAG GCCTGCTACTGACCCTGCAGCCAGAACAGAAGTTCCAGAAAGTGAAGGGATTTGGAGGGGCCATGACAGATGCTGCTGCTCTCAACATCCTTGCCCTGTCACCCCCTGCCCAAAATTTGCTACTTAAATCGTACTTCTCTGAAGAAG GAATCGGATATAACATCATCCGCGTACCCATGGCCAGCTGTGACTTCTCCATCCGCACCTACACATATGCAGACACCCCTGATGATTTCCAGTTGcacaacttcagcctcccagaggaaGATACCAAGCTCAAG ATACCCCTGATTCACCGAGCCCTGCAATTGGCCCAGCGTCCCGTTTCACTCCTTGCCAGCCCCTGGACATCACCCACTTGGCTCAAGACCAATGGAGCGGTGAATGGGAAGGGGTCACTCAAGGGACAGCCCGGAGACATCTACCACCAGACCTGGGCCAGATACTTTGTGAA GTTCCTGGATGCCTATGCAGAGCACAAGTTACAGTTCTGGGCAGTGACAGCTGAAAATGAGCCTTCTGCTGGGCTATTGAGTGGATACCCCTTCCAGTGCCTGGGCTTCACCCCTGAACATCAGCGAGACTTCATTGCCCGTGACCTAGGTCCTACCCTCGCCAACAGTACTCACCACAATGTCCGCCTGCTCATGCTGGATGACCAACGCTTGCTGCTGCCCCACTGGGCAAAGGTG GTACTGACAGACCCAGAGGCAGCTAAGTATGTTCATGGCATTGCTGTACATTGGTACCTGGACTTTCTGGCTCCAGCCAAAGCCACCCTAGGGGAGACACACCGCCTGTTCCCCAACACCATGCTCTTTGCCTCAGAGGCCTGTGTGGGCTCCAAGTTCTGGGAGCAGAGTGTGCGGCTAGGCTCCTGGGATCGAGGGATGCAGTACAGCCACAGCATCATCACG AACCTCCTGTACCATGTGGTCGGCTGGACCGACTGGAACCTCGCCCTGAACCCCGAAGGAGGACCCAACTGGGTGCGTAATTTTGTCGACAGTCCCGTCATTGTAGACATCACCAAGGACACGTTTTACAAACAGCCCATGTTCTACCACCTTGGTCACTTCAG CAAGTTCATTCCTGAGGGCTCCCAGAGAGTGGGGCTGGTTGCCAGTCAGAAGAACGACCTGGACACAGTGGCACTGATGCATCCCGATGGCTCTGCCGTTGTGGTCGTGCTAAACCG CTCCTCTAAGGATGTGCCTCTTACCATCAAGGATCCTGCCGTGGGCTTCCTGGAGACGATCTCACCTGGCTACTCCATTCACACCTACCTGTGGTGTCGCCAGTGA
- the LOC111543751 gene encoding metaxin-1 isoform X2, which yields MLLGGPPPRSPRSGTSPKGPRSSTGHVQFGKSPQTWPRRTRPRSPEPTAPSGAPGFTQPRRRDSLSRAGPPALSRYVGHLWMGRRPPSPEARGPVPRSSAASRTRRSLASPGTSPGPLTATTGGAVTYARFTGAPLKVHKISNPWRSPSGTLPALRTSHGEVISVPHKIITHLRKEKYNADYDLSARQGADTLAFMSLLEEKLLPVLVHTFWIDTKNYVEVTRKWYAEAMPFPLNFFLPGRMQRQYMERLELLSGEHVPEDEEELEKELYREARECLTLLSQRLGSQKFFFGDAPASLDAFVFSYLALLLQAKLPSGKLQAHLRGLHNLCAYCTHILSLYFPWDGAEVPPPRQTPAGPETEEEPYRRRNQILSVLAGLAAMVGYALLSGIVSIQRATPARAPGTRALGMAEEDEEE from the exons ATGCTGCTCGGGGGACCCCCCCCGCGCAGTCCCCGCTCGGGGACGAGCCCCAAGGGGCCCCGGAGCAGTACAGGCCACGTGCAGTTTGGCAAGAGCCCTCAGACCTGGCCCAGGCGCACAAGACCCCGCTCTCCTGAGCCTACTGCGCCTTCAGGGGCTCCGGGCTTCACTCAGCCGAGGCGCCGTGACTCGCTGAGTCGCGCCGGGCCGCCAGCGCTGTCCCGCTACGTGGGCCACCTCTGGATGGGCCGGCGGCCGCCCTCCCCGGAGGCCCGCGGCCCAGTCCCCCGCAGTTCAGCTGCCAGTCGGACCAGAAGGAGCCTCGCCTCCCCGGGGACCTCCCCGGGCCCCCTGACCGCAACTACCGGAGGGGCGGTG ACCTATGCCAGATTTACTGGTGCTCCACTGAAGGTACACAAGATCAGCAACCCCTGGCGGAGCCCTTCAG GAACTCTGCCTGCCCTTCGGACCAGTCATGGAGAGGTCATCTCAGTTCCACACAAGATCATCACCCACCTTCGAAAAGAG AAGTACAATGCTGATTATGATCTGTCAGCTCGGCAAGGGGCAGACACCCTGGCCTTCATGTCTCTCCTGGAGGAGAAGTTGCTCCCGGTGCTG GTACATACTTTCTGGATAGACACCAAGAACTATGTGGAAGTGACCCGGAAGTGGTATGCAGAGGCTATGCCCTTTCCCCTCAACTTCTTCCTGCCTGGCCGCATGCAGCGGCAGTACATGGAACGGCTAGAGCTGCTGAGTGGGGAGCACGTGCCTGAGGATGAGGAAGAGCTGGAGAAGGAG CTGTACCGAGAGGCTCGAGAGTGTCTGACCCTGCTCTCTCAGCGCCTGGGCTCTCAAAAGTTCTTCTTTGGAGATGC CCCTGCCTCCTTGGACGCCTTCGTCTTTAGCTACTTGGCCCTGCTGCTGCAGGCAAAGCTGCCCAGTGGGAAGCTGCAGGCCCACCTGCGGGGGCTGCACAACCTCTGTGCCTATTGTACCCACATCCTCAGTCTCTACTTCCCCTGGGATGGAG CTGAGGTACCACCGCCACGCCAGACACCAGCAGGCCCAGAGACTGAGGAGGAGCCATACCGGCGCCGGAACCAGATCTTATCTGTGCTGGCAGGACTGGCAGCCATGGTGGGCTACGCCTTGCTCAGCGGCATTGTCTCCATCCAGCGGGCAACGCCTGCTCGGGCCCCAGGCACCCGGGCCCTGGGCATGGCTGAGGAGGATGAAGAGGAATGA
- the LOC111543751 gene encoding metaxin-1 isoform X1 encodes MLLGGPPPRSPRSGTSPKGPRSSTGHVQFGKSPQTWPRRTRPRSPEPTAPSGAPGFTQPRRRDSLSRAGPPALSRYVGHLWMGRRPPSPEARGPVPRSSAASRTRRSLASPGTSPGPLTATTGGAVVGGGSVQGRAGAHKEVFPGQRAGKMAAPMELFCWSGGWGLPSVDLDSLAVLTYARFTGAPLKVHKISNPWRSPSGTLPALRTSHGEVISVPHKIITHLRKEKYNADYDLSARQGADTLAFMSLLEEKLLPVLVHTFWIDTKNYVEVTRKWYAEAMPFPLNFFLPGRMQRQYMERLELLSGEHVPEDEEELEKELYREARECLTLLSQRLGSQKFFFGDAPASLDAFVFSYLALLLQAKLPSGKLQAHLRGLHNLCAYCTHILSLYFPWDGAEVPPPRQTPAGPETEEEPYRRRNQILSVLAGLAAMVGYALLSGIVSIQRATPARAPGTRALGMAEEDEEE; translated from the exons ATGCTGCTCGGGGGACCCCCCCCGCGCAGTCCCCGCTCGGGGACGAGCCCCAAGGGGCCCCGGAGCAGTACAGGCCACGTGCAGTTTGGCAAGAGCCCTCAGACCTGGCCCAGGCGCACAAGACCCCGCTCTCCTGAGCCTACTGCGCCTTCAGGGGCTCCGGGCTTCACTCAGCCGAGGCGCCGTGACTCGCTGAGTCGCGCCGGGCCGCCAGCGCTGTCCCGCTACGTGGGCCACCTCTGGATGGGCCGGCGGCCGCCCTCCCCGGAGGCCCGCGGCCCAGTCCCCCGCAGTTCAGCTGCCAGTCGGACCAGAAGGAGCCTCGCCTCCCCGGGGACCTCCCCGGGCCCCCTGACCGCAACTACCGGAGGGGCGGTGGTAGGGGGCGGGTCcgtgcagggcagggcaggagcaCACAAGGAAGTGTTTCCGGGACAGAGGGCGGGCAAGATGGCGGCGCCCATGGAGCTGTTCTGCTGGTCagggggctgggggctgccctCAGTGGACCTGGACAGCCTTGCCGTGCTG ACCTATGCCAGATTTACTGGTGCTCCACTGAAGGTACACAAGATCAGCAACCCCTGGCGGAGCCCTTCAG GAACTCTGCCTGCCCTTCGGACCAGTCATGGAGAGGTCATCTCAGTTCCACACAAGATCATCACCCACCTTCGAAAAGAG AAGTACAATGCTGATTATGATCTGTCAGCTCGGCAAGGGGCAGACACCCTGGCCTTCATGTCTCTCCTGGAGGAGAAGTTGCTCCCGGTGCTG GTACATACTTTCTGGATAGACACCAAGAACTATGTGGAAGTGACCCGGAAGTGGTATGCAGAGGCTATGCCCTTTCCCCTCAACTTCTTCCTGCCTGGCCGCATGCAGCGGCAGTACATGGAACGGCTAGAGCTGCTGAGTGGGGAGCACGTGCCTGAGGATGAGGAAGAGCTGGAGAAGGAG CTGTACCGAGAGGCTCGAGAGTGTCTGACCCTGCTCTCTCAGCGCCTGGGCTCTCAAAAGTTCTTCTTTGGAGATGC CCCTGCCTCCTTGGACGCCTTCGTCTTTAGCTACTTGGCCCTGCTGCTGCAGGCAAAGCTGCCCAGTGGGAAGCTGCAGGCCCACCTGCGGGGGCTGCACAACCTCTGTGCCTATTGTACCCACATCCTCAGTCTCTACTTCCCCTGGGATGGAG CTGAGGTACCACCGCCACGCCAGACACCAGCAGGCCCAGAGACTGAGGAGGAGCCATACCGGCGCCGGAACCAGATCTTATCTGTGCTGGCAGGACTGGCAGCCATGGTGGGCTACGCCTTGCTCAGCGGCATTGTCTCCATCCAGCGGGCAACGCCTGCTCGGGCCCCAGGCACCCGGGCCCTGGGCATGGCTGAGGAGGATGAAGAGGAATGA